From Oreochromis niloticus isolate F11D_XX linkage group LG15, O_niloticus_UMD_NMBU, whole genome shotgun sequence:
gacataaaccataagacagaacttaAGAAACCagagactagaaatgataaatgataTAACAACctcaaaaaccctgggtcaacgacccaggcctcCTAACAGTACCCCCCCTTAAGGGCTGGCTTCCAGACAGCCCAAACCAGAACACCAAAAACGAAAAACAACCCAACCAGGGCGGGCGGTGGGGGAAACAGGACGGAGGGCtcgaaacaaaccaaacaaggagccagaaacaaaaaaaagcgcAAACAACGGAGCCCAGAAAGCaacataacaaaacacacaggctGCCAGGAAAAACAATTCACAcaaagttcagggggccggcccggaGGATGACGGCCCAAGAGTCCAAAAAaaagttcaggaggccggccgggcgggaggcaccggcggcgacggagcaggtcaggaggccgTCCACGACGGCGAGGACGCCCAATCATCGGCCCGGAAAGCGGCCGGACAGGCAGAGCAAGCCGAGCAGGACGGACAGGCGGAGCTGAAGCCGAAGCCGGATCAAGTGACGGCGAAGCAgaagccggaccaggcgacggcaAAGCAGAAGCcaaagctggaccaggcgacggcgaagCAGAAGCcaaagctggaccaggcgacggcgaagCAGAAGCcaaagctggaccaggcgacggcgagGCAGAAGCCAGAGGCGACGAAACagatggtggcgctgcaggcgacggcgtgggagccgcaggtggtggcactgcaggcaacggcgtgggagccgcaggtggtggcactgcaggcgacgctgaagctggggctggaccaggcgacggcgtaGGCGCTGCAGGCGCTGAAGCtggggctggaccaggcgacgaggctgaagctggaccaggagacgaagctgaagctggaccaggcgaggacgaAGCTGCAGGCGACGAAATaggtggtggcactgcaggcgacggcgtgggagccgcaggtggtggcactgcaggcgacggcgtgggagccgcaggcggtggcactgcaggcgacggcgtagGTGGTGGCTGAACGGTCTCCCCGGAACCGTCAGTAGAGATGAGGATGTGTTGGCTGGGTCCTCCAAGAtccccagctgacgaggcaggaggctggacgggcccctcggaccctccaggcGAGGCGGGTGGTAACTGAACAGGTGACTGAGCTGAGAGGTGAGCTAATGTTCGAGCTATTGATAGAAGTTTAAGTTCTATTGACTGTTGTAACGATGGTAGTAATGGTGGGTTAGGTGGTGGATTAGCAATAAACTGAGCTAGTTCCCCTGAGCCTCCAGAACCTGAAGAAAACCGCTGGACGGGCTCACCTGAGCCCCCAGCGAGGTCAGAAACAGGTGCAGGTACCTGCCGGACACCAGCCACTCCCACCCGAGGAGAAGGTACGGGTGCAGGAGCTAACTGGTTCCCGGTCATCCTCACCCTGGGAGCCGGGACAGGCACCATCAATGGCTGGGCAGCTGCTGTCCCCACCCGAGGAGCTGGTACGGGTGCAGCGACAGGCAGAGCCTCAGCCGGCCTGGACACTGGAgcagggaccagctggacctcagcCTCCCTCACCTGAAGCACTGAAACAGGTGCAGGGGAATGCTGGGCCCGAGCTGCCCTGGGAGCAGGAACACAACGGGGCGAAGGAGTAGGTTCAGCAAACACAGACTCCTTTACAAAGTTTCTTAGCTTCCTACCACCACCACGTCTAACAGTCTTAACAGTTTTCACAGTCTCAGAATTTACAGTGTTCCCATGATTGTCTTTTTCCAGCTCAGAGGGAGCAGAATGAAAACAGTCATTACAACTCACCACGGGGAGTGGCTCAGCAGAGACAGAGTGGCGAAAGCGTGAGCGTCGCTTTCTCCGGGAAGTGGGAGCTGGCAAACTGGGCTGCGTATCCTCCAAAAGAACGGGCTGCGATGAGGACGCAGAGAGTTTGTGAAGCTCAGAACGGGGCAGACCCAAAAACAGAGCGAAGGACTGCAGCGGAGTGAGTCTAACGTCCGGCGTCACGTAATCCTTCTTCCTTTGCCGTTTAACCCTCTTGTTGGACTGGAAATCTGGTGTAGCGACCGGAGAGAATGAGCACGTGCTCAATCTGATCTTCCGAGGCATAGGTGCCGGCTCGGCCGTAGCCATGGCGGTTTGGAGGCTGCGGGGCCCTCCGAAAGCCAAACGAGACCCATAGAAGGGTGACTGGAGCTCCTGGGCATGCTTAGCCTCCTGCCTCACGCTCTCCCTGAGGAAGGCAGAAACTGCGGGTCGCCGATACCATATGGagtctgctgggtccatgttCTGGTCGCGTTCTTCTGTTAGGttaaggctgtgtgcaggcaggaatggtggaCCCATAGTGCAGACGTTCGGAGGcaaaaaggtgaactcaaaacagctttaatgctgaactcaaaaaggtaacaaaactaagacttCAAACATAAACTCAGGCaagcagacaaaacacacagcataatAAACGGTAgaacgcgacagagagcacaggaaaacacagggcttaaatatgcagagggagtaatcagggaatgggcaacaggagggaaacacagctggggcaaatcaggactaacgagacaaagaagcgtaaactgaacacactgagaaaagacagagaccttcaaagtaaaacaggaaacacaacacagactgaacttacagacacagactgactggacacggggatatagcaactaaggatacacagagacgcgaactagacaaggggatacagctgacaggggagacagagcaactagagacgacagagacataaaccataagacagaacttaAGAAACCagagactagaaatgataaatgataTAACAACctcaaaaaccctgggtcaacgacccaggcctcCTAACACTAAGTTGATTTGCCTTTTTTGCTGAGCAAGTAGTCTGCAGTAGTCTACAAGCCTTTAGCTGCTCTCTTTAGGGGTTGTCATACTGGATCATCTGACTTCATCTCACCTTATCAGCTCAGCCTCCTGTGTTTTTGTTAGTTCCACTAtttccaaaccatacatcacagcaggtctcactaccattgCGTTCACTACCTCTGCTCCTTGCACTTTCACTGTTACACCCAtttctctcactcacacacatattcTGTTTCACTTATACCGACTTTCATTCCTTTTTTCTCCAAGGCATACTTCTGGACCACAaacatataaatacattttagtgGACTGGTTGAGGGTTTTGTGTGCAACAAAATAATTATGTCAGTTAAGCATGtcagtaatatatatatatgtctataTCGCTGCAGGCCTTTGAGCCATTCTTATTTCCCAGTCTGAAACAAATGCGACACTCCTGTTTAAAATACATAGTAAGTGGGACGAGTTGGATGAAAACATATAAGTTAGTGTGTTAGATACCAGCTtagtcattcatttttttctcacttttaatattccattcatttatttatttatttttaacccaAATCAGATCTTTAAATCTAAATGAATCCTTTAGTGAGGATTTAGTGCTCAGGGTTTTGGCTAAACAATGGATCTGAGCTTAACGCTCATCACAACATAACAGGATGTAAACATTAATGGCGTCCTTGTCAGCTGTTTGAGAGCTGTAAACTTCTTTTAGCTGGCAGATGTTCAGTAGAAAGAAAATAGTTCTCACattgaacttttctttttgtccttTGAGCCCCACAGGGGCAAGAATCATGCTAAACAAGAAATGCTAAATCATCACTGATTATCATCAACATACTTTTAAGGATAACTAGCACTATGGGGGTGTTATGTTATCAGTGTAATTCAGTCTATTTCAAATTTTCAAAACAatgtatataatgtatataaatacacaaatcCATTGTAAAAACAGGCAAGTTTattgcaaacagtgaaacaGTATCATAAGCAAAGGTTCCAACCACAGGCAAACTAAAAGGGGGCTAAAGGACACTACACACGTTTGTCTGACATGGAGACAAGAACCGAGTTTTCAGAAGCAACTAATATTCCCATAAAAATCATCTTTACATTTTCGTTAACGTTAAAGACAACAGGCTTGGTGATTTGTTTTGCGTCGAGCTGGAAAGACAAGTCATGCTAACACACATGACCACTTTGGTCAGTTATCACAGTGATGCATGCATATTAACATATACTGTAGCCAACAGTGATCACCTTTACATGTCTGTAACTTTGGAGGATTATTAAACAGACCCTGGTCAAATGATAAtcacaaataatttgttttatttttctctgggAGTTTTATCAGTGCCGTTTATGAGTCAGAAGACGAGGCTGAAGAGCATttacataattacacacacacaaaaaaactcaGGACATCCAGAGGGAAGCGGCTGTGAACACCCGTGCTTGTACAATAACACAATTATAAAAATGAGGGGGAGATTTGAATCATTTCCAAaatctgttttggtttttattctTAAGGAGAAATCTTTAACACTGCAGATAAACTAAACACCACAAAATGCTTATTAATTATACGATTAATTCCTAAGTCATCTTGTTCTATGTCTCACTGAAATTTACTAGGAAAATagaattatttttgtttccttattattattactatataAGTGTGCAAAAACTGCAAGACCAATAACAGTTAAAAAGGTAACACTTTAACCTCATTTAGCATTCATAAGCACTGAATCGACATTTCATATACAGTTTATAACAAACTCTAATGAAAATATAACGTTTTGTGAGAGCAGTGACTAGAGAAAGCTGGGTTATAAACAGATAAAGAATGATTATATCATTATGGAATAACTTATAGCTGTTGACAAGTACTCTACATCAATAATGACTTCAAAGGTCATTAAATTTCAGAGATATTTCCATCTGCAGTAATTTATATTTACTCTGTTCTGAGACATGATGCAACCACTCATTATGTCTCAGAACATAATGAGAAAACAGCATTAGGAGGAGGAACTGGAATGAATGTGgtttgcaaagcagcttgccaCGTGGAGCAACTGTAGGCTGGCTAAAACATCCTAAATAGAATCTAGGAGATAAATATAATCTGAGCCATTAGCTGTGGGCTAATTGATATCAGTTGATCTGTGGGGACTTCGAGACCTGCCTGAACTAACACTATGTTCAATTTCTTTAAATTATAACACCACACAACAAACCATTTATTCAATGTTTATATAGtgcttataaataaaatggtggCAGAGTTAAAGTGTTACCCAAAGTTTTGTCCATTCCCTCTTAAGCTAAAACAGTAACAAGAGCTCATATAGTATGACTTGAAAGTGCAATCGCCTGACCACTAACCCTGaaacatataaaataaactgaaggctgaaacaaataaagaaccaTCCACTTTCATGTAGCATTGCTTCAGAGGATTTTCAGGTTAGATCAGGGGTTACTTTGTGCCATGTAATATCTGTCTAATCGTTTAAAAGGATGGAGTCCAAATATTGTGCATTAGATTTGTTAGCTGTTTTGCAGAGTTGTTAGTTGGATCTTCATTACTTGGGAGCCAGGGGGGCAAGGAAGGGGCAGTGGGGCGGTCACTTTCGATGGTGTTTCCTTCTCCTTTCAGCGCTAAGAGGGGAAGGTGTGAGCTGATTATGAAGCTCAGATTGGATTAGAGAGGAGAAAACATAGCAGTCTTGTCTCCCTTCTTGTGGGCAAGCAAGCATCTACCATCAGTGTCTCTCCCTTTCActtatccatccatctatccgtGCAGCCACCCTTCCCCTCCCCATCCCCCTAGCAGTGACTTAGGCCCCCAGCAGCTTCTTGACAAGGTAGCCTGGCATGCTGTAGAGGAAGAGGCCCACCATGATGAGCAGCAGCAGGCCCAGCACTATCTTGATGATCAGCCACTTGTAGCGGTTGCACACCAGGTAGCGGATTGCTTTCAGCGGGCTCAGGAACCACAGGAAGGTGGTGTCTGGGCGACTGGATGGTTCAGGTGGAGTTTTTAAGaggatgaaaataaagaaatggtgAGGATGGAGGGTTGAGTTaaaggaggatgaggaggggtGAGTAATAGTGGACAATGAAAGGGAGCAAACAAAAGAGGAATAggacagaaagagaaagctgGCGTTAGTAAGCCTTGTTGCAATCGTGAATATCATGCATGCTCACGGTTCACATTTCTATCAGTATTATGTTTCACAGGAGCAAAAAAACATCACAGAGTGGAAGCTTTCTATTATGCAGAATGAGTATGTTGACACATGTAAATGAGTGGATGATGACTGACCAACAGCTAAAAGACTGACATTTCTGGCAAATGTTTGCAACAGATGCTTATTGCCCCCCACCGCTCCCCACCCTGGAAACCAGAATCAAGAAACATCCTGCATGTAGGCACTCATACAGCTTATAGTGCAGAACAATTCACAGGTTATTTCCCATAAAATGGGATGAGATTCTTTCATATTGTAGATGGCTGATGGACTTGTTTGCCTAGAAATAATATGATGTTGAAATGCCCACAAAGTATATGCAAAAAAACTTTGGAGTAGCACAACATTACTAAAAAATATAGGAactctttttatattttgttgcttGTCAGCAAACAATTACAGTTTAATATGCTtaaacagaggttttattaaTATAATCATTGATATAATTTTCAGGTTTCTgggttttggagttttgtctttttttcctgtgtttggTATTTCCCTGTTTTTCcccattttattttgatactctTGATACTTTTAAAACTCTGTCATTTCTTGtgacttttatttaattttactgcCCATGTCTTGTTTGAACTTCTTTCAGCTGTGATATTCCACTTCTCTTGATTAccttatgtgtgtgtatatatggcCCCATGTCTTCCTATGTCCTTTGTCTGTTTCTCATCTTAGTGTAATCCTTGCATTTGTTGATGTTTCTTTGTAGTTTTGCCTCATGGGCTTTGCATTCTTGGAGCCACTATTCAACTACCATTAAAAGTTTTGACTTCATTTTGccatttttgtatttaaaaaaatatatatacattttaaccCTCACATCTTTAGAATTATGtaatttttaatttgtatatacTTTTCCCTTCTCTACCAATCATCCCACTTGATAAGAACATGGATATTTCAACACCTTGTTCACCTTAACTCAAAGCATCCCTGCATGTGTCCATACTAAACAGTTGGTCCCAATATAGATGGTAACAAGATTTATAATGACGCTTGGTGGCAAATGACACTGACTTGCACACAGGGCTAAGACAAGATACAATAAAGGACTCAGACGACTAGTCTACTTCTAAGATAACAGAGAAGACTAAGAAACTGAGCTTGGCTGGAAAAAAGGAGAGGAGCTAAAGTTAAGACAGAAGAATTCAGGAAGCAAAGGGGGCAAAAAGAGCAGCAGACAAAGTGAAGAGGGGGCGGAGGCTACCAGCGCATCAGGCCCCCAGCATCTTCTTGACCAGGTAACCAGGGATTGAGTAGAGGAAGAGGCCCAGCATGAGCAGCAGCAGAATCAGCCCCAAGACCTTGAGGATCAGCCAGCGGTAGTTGTGCCAGATGAAGTAACGAATGGACTTCAGAGGGGTCAGAAACCACATAAGACTGGTGTCCGGGCGACTTTGCGGGAGAaggaagagaaagagggagggaagGAATGCAGTTGAGgcaaatggggggggggggggtaaggAGAAGAATAACACGCACATGAAAGGGGAGGGATGAGGGGAGAGACAGGGAGACAGTTGAAGAGATGATAGGAGGAGTAACGAGTGTGTAACAGTGGCCTTTTGACAGTGCAGAAAGCAATGCTAGAGGCTAACTGGAAAATGGTTTACATctttaaaaaagtataaaatttTAAGCGGCAGTACCTCATGATGTTTTAGAAACACTGCTTTTTGCACTGATAGAATGATTTTCCTAAAGACAAAGTTAAACACTTGCTCAtgtctgtctttttttgttCCAGACAAGCGTTCAAATTTTTTTAACCCTgaaaccagtgtgtgtgtgtgtttgcaaaaCTTAAGTtcttgtatatttttttaaacacaaccCGTTAATATCTTACTTTGGTTTTTCCAGTGGATCTGGCTCATTTCGTCCCAGTCCTACAGGGCTTttctctgcttcctctgctgtcaCTAGGTGAAGCTCAGCTTCAACTTTCCCCTGTAATGACATTGAAGACATGACTCAAAATAAAGAAGTCCTTCCACATACAAAATGCT
This genomic window contains:
- the LOC112842446 gene encoding basic proline-rich protein-like, coding for MGPPFLPAHSLNLTEERDQNMDPADSIWYRRPAVSAFLRESVRQEAKHAQELQSPFYGSRLAFGGPRSLQTAMATAEPAPMPRKIRLSTCSFSPVATPDFQSNKRVKRQRKKDYVTPDVRLTPLQSFALFLGLPRSELHKLSASSSQPVLLEDTQPSLPAPTSRRKRRSRFRHSVSAEPLPVVSCNDCFHSAPSELEKDNHGNTVNSETVKTVKTVRRGGGRKLRNFVKESVFAEPTPSPRCVPAPRAARAQHSPAPVSVLQVREAEVQLVPAPVSRPAEALPVAAPVPAPRVGTAAAQPLMVPVPAPRVRMTGNQLAPAPVPSPRVGVAGVRQVPAPVSDLAGGSGEPVQRFSSGSGGSGELAQFIANPPPNPPLLPSLQQSIELKLLSIARTLAHLSAQSPVQLPPASPGGSEGPVQPPASSAGDLGGPSQHILISTDGSGETVQPPPTPSPAVPPPAAPTPSPAVPPPAAPTPSPAVPPPISSPAASSSPGPASASSPGPASASSPGPAPASAPAAPTPSPGPAPASASPAVPPPAAPTPLPAVPPPAAPTPSPAAPPSVSSPLASASPSPGPALASASPSPGPALASASPSPGPALASALPSPGPASASPSLDPASASAPPVRPARLALPVRPLSGPMIGRPRRRGRPPDLLRRRRCLPPGRPPELFFGLLGRHPPGRPPELCVNCFSWQPVCFVMLLSGLRCLRFFLFLAPCLVCFEPSVLFPPPPALVGLFFVFGVLVWAVWKPALKGGYC